The Paenibacillus sp. RUD330 genome has a segment encoding these proteins:
- the rplK gene encoding 50S ribosomal protein L11 produces MAKKVIKLVKLQVPAGKANPAPPIGPALGQAGVNIMAFCKEFNARTADQAGLIIPVVITVFEDRSFTFETKTPPAAVLLRVAAGIEKGSGEPNKKKVATVNRSKVREIAEQKMQDLNAASVEAAMRMVEGTARSMGVTIVD; encoded by the coding sequence ATGGCAAAGAAAGTCATCAAACTCGTCAAGCTGCAAGTTCCGGCAGGCAAAGCCAACCCGGCTCCGCCAATCGGTCCTGCACTCGGTCAAGCAGGCGTCAACATCATGGCGTTCTGTAAAGAGTTCAACGCTCGTACGGCTGATCAAGCCGGCCTGATCATTCCGGTCGTCATCACCGTATTCGAAGACCGCTCCTTCACGTTCGAGACGAAAACTCCTCCAGCAGCCGTACTGCTCCGCGTAGCAGCAGGCATCGAGAAGGGTTCCGGCGAACCGAACAAGAAGAAGGTCGCTACGGTCAACCGTTCCAAGGTCCGCGAGATCGCAGAACAAAAAATGCAGGATCTGAACGCTGCATCCGTAGAAGCCGCAATGCGCATGGTCGAAGGTACTGCCCGCAGCATGGGCGTAACGATCGTCGACTAA
- the rlmB gene encoding 23S rRNA (guanosine(2251)-2'-O)-methyltransferase RlmB yields MASDRQKKEQNDQNEQEQQEWIAGKHPVLEALRSGRELNKIWIADTVQKPSVSPIMAEAKKAGIVVQFVDKRKLDQLGLEVSHQGVVAQAAAYRYAELEELLQRAKDRGETPLLLILDEIEDPHNLGSILRTAECTGVHGVIIPKRRAAGLTATVWKTSAGAAEHVPVARVTNLAQTMESLKQEGIWIAGADVSAEQDVYKTSFDLPLAIVIGNEAKGMGRLIREKCDFLVKLPMLGQLNSLNASVAAGVLMYEVVRQRRGV; encoded by the coding sequence ATGGCCAGTGACAGGCAGAAGAAGGAACAGAATGACCAGAACGAGCAGGAGCAGCAGGAATGGATCGCGGGCAAACATCCCGTCCTGGAGGCGCTCCGCTCGGGCCGCGAGCTGAACAAGATCTGGATCGCCGACACGGTGCAGAAGCCGTCGGTATCCCCGATCATGGCCGAAGCCAAGAAGGCGGGAATCGTCGTCCAGTTCGTGGACAAGCGCAAGCTCGACCAGCTGGGCCTTGAAGTTTCCCACCAAGGAGTCGTAGCCCAGGCGGCGGCCTACCGGTACGCCGAATTGGAAGAGCTGCTGCAGCGGGCCAAGGACCGCGGCGAGACGCCTCTGCTGCTTATTTTGGATGAGATCGAGGATCCCCATAACCTCGGCTCCATCCTGAGGACGGCGGAATGCACGGGCGTGCACGGAGTCATCATTCCGAAGCGCCGCGCCGCCGGCCTGACGGCGACGGTGTGGAAAACCTCCGCCGGAGCGGCCGAGCATGTGCCGGTGGCGCGCGTGACCAACCTCGCCCAGACGATGGAGAGCCTGAAGCAGGAGGGAATCTGGATCGCGGGCGCGGACGTTTCGGCCGAGCAGGATGTGTACAAGACCAGCTTCGATCTTCCTCTCGCCATCGTCATCGGCAACGAAGCCAAAGGCATGGGCCGGCTGATCCGCGAGAAATGCGATTTCCTCGTCAAGCTCCCGATGCTGGGCCAGCTCAATTCGCTCAACGCCTCCGTGGCCGCCGGCGTGCTCATGTACGAGGTCGTCCGGCAGCGCCGGGGCGTCTAG
- the sigH gene encoding RNA polymerase sporulation sigma factor SigH, producing MSIDLREWSTHDYDCRTDEDVVEAVRTGDSEALEYLINKYRNFVRAKARSYFLIGADREDIVQEGMIGLYKSIRDFRGDKLASFKAFAELCITRQIITAIKTATRQKHIPLNSYVSLDKPIYDEDSDRTLLDVICGTRVSDPEELIINREEFDGLEDKMSEILSDLERKVLMLYLDGRSYQEIAVDLDRHVKSIDNALQRVKRKLEKYLELRDVSC from the coding sequence GTGAGCATCGACCTCAGAGAATGGAGTACGCACGATTATGACTGCCGAACGGACGAAGACGTTGTCGAGGCGGTGCGGACGGGCGACAGCGAAGCGCTGGAGTATCTGATCAACAAATACCGGAATTTCGTCCGGGCCAAGGCCCGCTCTTATTTCCTCATCGGAGCGGATCGGGAAGACATCGTGCAGGAAGGCATGATCGGGCTCTACAAGTCCATCCGCGACTTCAGGGGGGACAAGCTGGCTTCCTTCAAAGCTTTCGCGGAGCTGTGCATCACCCGCCAAATCATAACCGCAATCAAGACGGCGACCCGGCAGAAGCATATTCCGCTGAACTCCTACGTTTCGCTGGACAAGCCGATCTATGATGAAGATTCCGACCGCACGCTGCTGGATGTCATCTGCGGCACCCGCGTCAGCGATCCGGAAGAGCTCATCATCAATCGGGAGGAGTTCGACGGCCTCGAGGACAAGATGTCCGAGATTCTGAGCGATCTGGAGCGCAAGGTTCTGATGCTGTACCTCGATGGCCGCTCCTACCAGGAGATCGCCGTTGATCTGGACCGGCATGTCAAATCGATCGACAACGCCCTTCAGCGAGTGAAGCGCAAGCTGGAGAAGTACCTCGAGCTGCGGGACGTCAGCTGTTAG
- the secE gene encoding preprotein translocase subunit SecE translates to MTFIAKLKQNFGSTFGFFADSWAELKKVRWPNRKELTSYTIVVLVTIVFVTIYFWLLDIGISSLVELIV, encoded by the coding sequence GTGACTTTTATCGCAAAGCTGAAGCAAAACTTCGGATCGACGTTTGGTTTTTTTGCAGACAGTTGGGCTGAGCTGAAGAAAGTTCGCTGGCCAAACCGTAAAGAGTTGACAAGCTATACGATCGTAGTTCTCGTCACGATCGTGTTTGTGACGATTTACTTTTGGCTTCTTGACATCGGGATCTCATCTCTGGTTGAACTGATTGTTTAA
- a CDS encoding ribonuclease III domain-containing protein has protein sequence MNEPLKEQSRELPYEPPSKTPELLNPIVLAYAGDAVFELLVRQHLLAQRNLKPHHLHREATGMVSAKGQRQLLERWAPMLSEEEADIVRRGRNAKSGQSPRNADPADYKQATALESLMGYLYYKGRTERIRELMAAAFSEKEAERGKETGNGQ, from the coding sequence ATGAACGAGCCTCTGAAGGAACAAAGCCGCGAGCTCCCTTACGAGCCGCCGTCCAAGACGCCGGAGCTGCTGAACCCTATCGTGCTCGCTTACGCCGGCGACGCGGTGTTCGAGCTGCTGGTGCGCCAGCATCTGCTCGCCCAGCGAAATCTCAAGCCGCATCATCTGCATCGCGAGGCGACCGGCATGGTGTCGGCCAAGGGGCAGCGTCAGCTGCTGGAGCGCTGGGCGCCGATGCTGTCGGAGGAAGAGGCCGACATCGTCAGGCGCGGCCGCAACGCCAAGTCCGGCCAGTCTCCGCGCAATGCGGATCCGGCCGATTACAAGCAGGCGACCGCTCTTGAGAGTCTGATGGGGTATTTATATTACAAAGGCCGGACCGAACGGATCCGGGAGTTGATGGCGGCCGCTTTCTCGGAGAAGGAAGCGGAACGCGGAAAGGAGACTGGGAATGGCCAGTGA
- a CDS encoding NYN domain-containing protein — translation MSRQSDVLLVDGYNIIGAWPELERLKESNLEEARDRLLDLLADYQGYTGQQVYVVFDAHQVPGSRSAYKQHKLTVVFTKEKETADECIERLVSELKKRSRHIYVATSDSVEQHVAFGKGALRISARELELELQQNRREIDKSLRSDSAKSRNTIDAKLSLEMRTMLERMRRGQ, via the coding sequence GTGTCCCGCCAGTCGGACGTCCTGCTGGTCGACGGCTACAACATCATCGGCGCCTGGCCGGAGCTGGAACGCTTGAAGGAGAGCAATCTGGAGGAAGCGAGGGACCGGCTGCTCGACCTGCTGGCCGACTATCAAGGCTATACGGGGCAGCAGGTGTACGTCGTGTTCGATGCGCATCAGGTTCCCGGCAGCCGCTCGGCCTACAAGCAGCACAAGCTGACGGTCGTATTCACGAAGGAAAAGGAAACGGCGGACGAGTGCATCGAGCGTCTCGTCTCCGAGCTCAAGAAGCGAAGCCGCCATATCTATGTGGCGACCTCGGACTCCGTCGAGCAGCATGTCGCGTTCGGCAAAGGCGCCTTGCGGATCTCGGCCCGGGAGCTGGAGCTCGAGCTGCAGCAGAACCGCCGCGAGATCGACAAGTCCCTGCGGTCGGACAGCGCCAAATCCCGCAATACGATCGATGCCAAGCTGTCGCTGGAAATGAGGACGATGCTGGAAAGGATGAGACGGGGGCAATGA
- the cysS gene encoding cysteine--tRNA ligase — translation MSLEIYNTMSRTKETFKSQEPGKVKMYVCGPTVYDYIHIGNARPAIFFDVVRRYLKAVGYEVKYVVNFTDVDDKMIRKSEQLGITVPELADRFISAYYEDTEGLGVHRASLNPRVMEHMPEIIAFVQDLVDKGAAYESGGDVYFRTKSFADYGQLSHQNMQELQMGIRIGIDERKEDPQDFVLWKGAKPGEIKWDSPWGPGRPGWHIECSAMAKRHLGDTLDIHGGGNDLQFPHHECECAQSETLSGKPLANYWMHNGFINIDNQKMSKSLGNGITVHDMLTRIKPEAIRYFMLSGHYRSPLNFSDDTVEQALGSVERIANCRTNLLHRLSAVGGSLEAVAAVDAEGSGSAGLGSLRFAPNSGNAELDARLLELSGRFTAKMDDDFNTPDAITVLFDLVTEANQHLQRPVVTASEALAFIALMDAMDSVLGLLPAASGQHGLLDAEVDALIVERTEARASKNWKRADEIRDLLAEQGILLEDTPQGIRWRRK, via the coding sequence ATGAGTCTGGAAATCTACAATACGATGAGCAGGACCAAGGAAACGTTCAAGTCGCAAGAGCCGGGCAAGGTCAAAATGTACGTCTGCGGCCCGACGGTCTACGACTATATCCATATCGGCAACGCGCGGCCGGCGATCTTCTTCGACGTCGTGCGCCGTTATCTGAAAGCGGTCGGATACGAGGTCAAATATGTCGTCAACTTCACCGACGTGGACGACAAGATGATCCGCAAGTCGGAGCAGCTCGGCATTACGGTGCCGGAGCTCGCGGACAGGTTCATCTCCGCGTATTACGAGGATACGGAAGGGCTCGGCGTCCACCGTGCGTCGCTGAATCCCCGCGTCATGGAGCATATGCCCGAAATCATCGCTTTCGTCCAGGATCTCGTCGACAAGGGAGCGGCCTACGAAAGCGGCGGAGATGTCTATTTCCGGACGAAATCCTTCGCGGACTACGGCCAGCTTTCCCACCAGAACATGCAGGAGCTGCAGATGGGCATCCGCATCGGCATCGACGAGCGCAAGGAGGATCCGCAGGATTTCGTCCTGTGGAAGGGCGCCAAGCCGGGAGAGATCAAATGGGACAGTCCATGGGGGCCGGGCCGTCCGGGTTGGCATATCGAATGCTCTGCGATGGCGAAGCGGCATCTGGGCGATACCCTCGACATCCATGGAGGAGGCAACGACCTGCAGTTCCCGCATCATGAGTGCGAATGCGCCCAGTCCGAGACGCTGAGCGGCAAGCCGCTCGCCAACTACTGGATGCATAACGGCTTCATCAACATCGACAACCAGAAGATGTCGAAGTCGCTCGGCAACGGCATTACGGTCCATGACATGCTGACCCGGATCAAGCCGGAAGCGATCCGCTACTTCATGTTATCCGGCCATTACCGCTCGCCGCTCAACTTCAGCGACGACACGGTAGAGCAGGCGCTCGGCAGCGTGGAGCGGATCGCCAATTGCCGCACCAACCTGCTGCATCGGCTGTCGGCTGTCGGCGGTTCCTTGGAAGCCGTTGCTGCCGTCGATGCCGAAGGCAGCGGCTCCGCCGGCCTGGGCTCGCTCCGGTTCGCGCCGAATTCCGGAAATGCCGAGCTGGATGCCCGGCTTCTGGAGCTGAGCGGCCGCTTCACGGCCAAGATGGACGATGATTTCAATACGCCGGATGCCATCACGGTGCTGTTCGATCTGGTGACCGAAGCGAACCAGCATCTGCAGCGGCCTGTCGTGACGGCCAGCGAGGCGCTTGCCTTCATCGCGCTGATGGACGCCATGGACAGCGTGCTGGGCTTGCTCCCGGCCGCGTCCGGGCAGCATGGACTGCTGGATGCCGAGGTGGATGCGCTGATTGTCGAGCGCACGGAAGCCCGCGCTTCGAAGAACTGGAAGCGCGCGGACGAAATCCGCGACCTGCTGGCAGAGCAAGGCATACTGCTGGAGGACACCCCGCAGGGCATCCGGTGGCGCCGCAAATGA
- the rpmG gene encoding 50S ribosomal protein L33, translating to MRVIITLACTNCKQRNYTNTKNKRNHPDRMEMRKFCKFCNEHTPHRETR from the coding sequence ATGCGGGTTATTATCACGCTTGCATGCACGAACTGCAAGCAAAGAAACTACACGAACACCAAGAACAAGCGCAATCACCCCGACCGCATGGAAATGAGGAAGTTCTGCAAGTTCTGCAACGAGCATACTCCTCACCGCGAGACGAGATAG
- the nusG gene encoding transcription termination/antitermination protein NusG: protein MEKRWYVVHTYSGYENKVKANLERRVESMGMEDKIFRVLVPMEEEIVNKDGKKKTVMRKVYPGYVLVEMIQTDDSWYVVRNTPGVTGFVGSTGSGSKPTALLPEEVDAILNHMGMSEPKPKMEFELKETVRVTVGPFANFVGVIEEIQMDKSKLKVHVNMFGRETPVELDYTQVEKV from the coding sequence ATGGAAAAAAGATGGTATGTGGTTCATACTTACTCGGGCTATGAGAACAAGGTGAAAGCCAACCTCGAGCGCCGCGTCGAATCGATGGGCATGGAAGACAAGATCTTCCGCGTGCTGGTTCCGATGGAAGAAGAAATCGTGAACAAGGACGGGAAGAAAAAGACCGTCATGCGCAAAGTCTATCCGGGATACGTCCTGGTGGAAATGATTCAGACCGACGATTCTTGGTATGTTGTTCGCAATACGCCTGGCGTAACGGGATTCGTGGGCTCTACAGGTTCCGGCTCCAAGCCGACGGCACTGCTTCCGGAGGAAGTGGACGCCATTCTCAACCATATGGGAATGTCCGAGCCTAAGCCGAAGATGGAATTCGAGCTGAAAGAAACCGTTCGCGTTACAGTAGGTCCGTTTGCTAACTTTGTCGGCGTCATTGAAGAAATTCAAATGGACAAGAGCAAGCTGAAAGTCCATGTCAACATGTTTGGTCGTGAAACTCCGGTTGAACTTGACTACACACAGGTCGAGAAGGTATAA